The Scyliorhinus torazame isolate Kashiwa2021f chromosome 17, sScyTor2.1, whole genome shotgun sequence genome includes a window with the following:
- the LOC140393796 gene encoding RNA-binding protein 15-like, whose protein sequence is MKEKDVSPKTGGKRGDDRRGGHHQQPRKIGNNHNSINRNTKNHGNAKRTRNVSGKRTNNRDYDVYPPNRTANNLSLSSASSRTSRAERQPGEYKTLKISNLGSQLSDGAIEDGLFHEFKKFGDVSVKISRDGDERVALVNFRHSEDAKAARHAKGRLVLHDRPLKIETVYPPPKGRSYSPELDGYSAPSVQGNRHRQRSLSPAGLGYREHRTQQRNSLGRQLPPPPPPPPPPQRDLERERDYAFYEGRARAAYTLDRTTFREDEILPEDDKRANRTLFIGNLDPSVSQNDLLLAFERFGVILEVDIKRPPRGQGNSYGFLKFENLDMAHRAKIAMSGKVIGRNPIKIGYGKATPTTRLWVGGLGAWVPVAGLAREFDRFGTIRSIDYRKGDNWAYIQYESLDAAQAACTQMRGFPLGGPDRRLRVDFADTEHRYPQQFLQALPLPHFDLIGDGLLPRGAECLRGRERNSPPMHYRERDLFPGNDWHVLSVRERNRNSHEPFDHLDREVRDSWSLERGRDHILQNWDQRRKRRGPPDTRPTDCSPSNDRVRKRRCISPDRSPGNNSRDGGRHSDSDRDAKNERYSPSRDHSNSTENVPCGKHEVKTINLNEKDKCKHRTAECASPMRSKSKSDLGNAKASDSSREHERKLNVAWHGMLVLKNSSFSTNMHFLEGDLSIATNLLVDVSTGGKITQLKITQRLRLDQPKLDEVTRRIKASGTNGYCVLLAVPALNNVENAEGMTSSVEQATSPQRPLRNLVSYLKQKQAAGVISLPVGGSKEKDHTGVLHAFPPCDFSQQYLQTSARALAKSEEDCLVIIIVRGTA, encoded by the coding sequence ATGAAGGAGAAAGACGTGTCGCCCAAAACCGGCGGAAAAAGGGGGGACGATAGGCGAGGTGGCCACCACCAGCAGCCCAGGAAAATTGGGAATAACCACAACAGCATCAACAGGAACACCAAGAACCATGGCAATGCCAAAAGGACGCGCAATGTCAGCGGCAAAAGGACCAACAACCGAGATTACGATGTTTACCCTCCCAACCGGACTGCTAATAACTTGAGTCTTTCTTCTGCTTCCTCAAGGACAAGTAGGGCTGAGAGACAGCCTGGTGAATACAAAACCCTCAAGATCAGCAATTTGGGTTCCCAGTTGAGTGATGGTGCCATTGAGGACGGGCTGTTCCACGAGTTTAAGAAGTTTGGGGATGTTAGTGTGAAAATTTCCAGGGATGGGGATGAAAGAGTGGCTCTGGTGAATTTCAGGCACTCTGAGGATGCCAAGGCTGCCAGGCATGCCAAGGGCAGGCTAGTGCTGCATGATCGCCCTCTGAAGATTGAAACGGTTTATCCTCCTCCGAAAGGAAGAAGCTATTCCCCTGAACTGGATGGGTATTCCGCACCAAGTGTTCAAGGCAACCGTCATAGGCAAAGATCTTTGTCTCCTGCAGGACTTGGTTACAGAGAGCATAGAACTCAGCAGCGCAATTCTTTGGGTCGTCAGttaccaccgccaccaccaccaccacctcctccccagaGAGATTTGGAAAGAGAGCGGGATTATGCCTTTTATGAAGGCCGGGCACGAGCTGCTTACACGCTCGACAGAACAACATTCAGGGAGGATGAAATCTTGCCAGAAGATGATAAAAGAGCTAATAGGACTTTGTTTATTGGTAACTTGGACCCTTCAGTTTCACAAAATGACCTTTTGCTTGCATTTGAAAGATTTGGTGTCATCTTGGAGGTTGATATCAAACGGCCACCACGTGGGCAAGGAAATTCGTATGGCTTCCTGAAATTTGAAAACTTGGACATGGCCCACCGGGCAAAGATTGCAATGTCAGGAAAAGTGATCGGGCGAAACCCTATCAAGATTGGTTACGGGAAAGCAACTCCCACCACTCGATTGTGGGTTGGGGGATTGGGTGCCTGGGTTCCTGTAGCTGGTCTTGCAAGGGAATTTGATCGCTTTGGGACCATAAGGTCGATTGACTACAGAAAGGGAGATAATTGGGCTTATATTCAATATGAAAGCTTGGATGCTGCACAAGCTGCTTGTACTCAGATGCGTGGCTTTCCCTTGGGTGGACCAGATCGGAGGCTAAGAGTTGATTTTGCAGATACAGAACATCGATATCCTCAACAATTTCTACAAGCCTTGCCTCTGCCTCATTTTGATTTGATTGGAGATGGCCTTCTTCCCCGTGGTGCAGAATGTCTGAGGGGTAGAGAAAGGAATTCTCCTCCAATGCATTACAGAGAAAGGGACCTTTTTCCAGGCAATGACTGGCATGTCCTTTCTGTCCGGGAAAGAAACCGGAATAGCCACGAACCATTTGATCATCTTGATCGTGAAGTCCGTGATAGCTGGTCTCTTGAACGTGGGCGTGACCATATTTTGCAAAATTGGGATCAAAGGAGAAAACGGAGAGGCCCTCCAGACACACGCCCCACTGATTGTTCACCCAGTAATGATCGCGTGAGAAAACGGCGTTGTATTTCGCCAGATCGCAGTCCGGGTAATAACAGCCGTGATGGCGGACGCCACAGTGACTCAGACCGTGATGCGAAGAATGAACGGTATTCACCCAGTAGAGATCACTCTAACAGCACAGAAAACGTTCCTTGTGGTAAACATGAGGTTAAAACCATAAACTTAAATGAAAAGGATAAATGCAAACATAGAACTGCAGAATGTGCAAGTCCCATGAGGAGCAAATCTAAATCTGACTTGGGCAATGCCAAAGCATCTGACAGTTCCCGGGAACATGAACGCAAGTTGAATGTAGCCTGGCACGGTATGCTGGTTCTAAAGAATAGTTCTTTCTCCACGAACATGCACTTCCTTGAGGGTGATCTCAGCATTGCAACCAATTTATTAGTGGATGTCTCAACTGGTGGAAAAATCACACAGTTAAAAATCACTCAGCGCTTACGACTGGATCAGCCTAAATTGGATGAGGTAACAAGACGCATCAAGGCATCAGGCACTAATGGCTATTGTGTCCTGTTGGCCGTACCAGCATTGAACAACGTGGAAAATGCGGAGGGGATGACCTCTTCTGTAGAGCAAGCCACTTCACCACAAAGACCACTGAGGAACTTGGTGTCCTATCTAAAACAAAAGCAGGCTGCTGGTGTCATCAGCCTGCCTGTTGGAGGAAGCAAAGAGAAGGACCACACTGGTGTGCTTCATGCTTTCCCTCCATGTGATTTTTCTCAACAGTATCTGCAAACCTCTGCTCGAGCCCTGGCCAAATCTGAAGAAGACTGTCTAGTTATAATAATTGTACGTGGTACAGCTTAG